One genomic segment of Mastomys coucha isolate ucsf_1 unplaced genomic scaffold, UCSF_Mcou_1 pScaffold22, whole genome shotgun sequence includes these proteins:
- the Naxd gene encoding ATP-dependent (S)-NAD(P)H-hydrate dehydratase isoform X2 — MGIRCVAIRSCGRGKIDTGVSRMAVQACGAAAVVVALLSAAIALQWSPLHAVLQRALSLHTAHATKDMENLFQLVRNIVPALTSKKHKGQDGRIGIIGGCQEYTGAPYFAGISALKVGADLTHVFCAREAASVIKSYSPELIVHPVLDSSTAVEEVEKWLPRLHVLVVGPGLGRDSLLLSNARGILESSKARDIPVVIDADGLWLIAQQPALIHGYQKAILTPNHVEFSRLWEAVLNSPMDTRNLSESILKLSQALGNVTVVQKGEQDLISNGQQVLVCSQEGSSRRCGGQGDLLSGSLGVMVHWALRAGPERTNGSFYTYLPDPNLRAEGVVLALVLIQAAMIG; from the exons ATGGGCATCCGCTGTGTGGCAATCCGCTCCTGCGGGCGAGGTAAGATCGATACCGGCGTCTCGCGGATGGCCGTTCAGGCGTGTGGGGCTGCGGCGGTCGTGGTGGCGCTGCTCTCCGCCGCGATCGCGCTCCAATGGTCGCCTCTGCACGCAG TTTTACAAAGAGCATTGTCCCTCCATACAGCACACGCTACAAAGGACATGGAAAACCTTTTTCAGTTGGTGAGAAACATTGTCCCTGCTCTGACGTCGAAGAAACACAAGGGGCAAGACGGAAGAATAGGCATAATCGGGGGCTGTCAGGA GTACACAGGAGCACCGTATTTTGCAGGAATCTCAGCTCTGAAAGTG GGTGCAGATTTGACCCACGTGTTCTGTGCCAGGGAGGCCGCGTCAGTGATTAAGTCCTACAGCCCAGAGCTGATCGTCCACCCAGTCCT TGACAGTTCTACTGCTGTTGAGGAGGTGGAGAAGTGGCTCCCCAGGCTGCATGTCCTCGTCGTGGGACCTGGCCTTGGCAGGGACAGCCTTCTTCTCAGCAATGCCAGG GGCATTTTGGAATCAAGCAAGGCCAGAGACATTCCTGTCGTCATTGATGCG GATGGCCTGTGGCTGATCGCTCAGCAGCCAGCCCTCATCCACGGTTACCAGAAGGCCATTCTCACCCCCAACCATGTGGAGTTCAGCAGACTCTGGGAAGCTGTG CTCAATAGTCCTATGGACACCAGAAATCTCAGTGAATCCATACTGAAGCTCAGCCAGGCCCTGGGGAATGTCACAGTGGTCCAGAAAGGAGAACAGGACCTGATCTCCAACGGCCAGCAGG TACTTGTATGCAGCCAGGAAGGCAGCAGTCGCAGGTGTGGCGGGCAAGGCGATCTCCTGTCAGGCTCCCTGGGTGTCATGGTGCACTGGGCCCTCCGTGCCGGACCAGAGAGAACAAATGG GAGCTTCTACACATACCTGCCAGATCCAAATCTACGAGCTGAAGGTGTGGTCCTGGCACTGGTGCTAATTCAAGCAGCCATGATTGGTTGA
- the Naxd gene encoding ATP-dependent (S)-NAD(P)H-hydrate dehydratase isoform X3: MGIRCVAIRSCGRVLQRALSLHTAHATKDMENLFQLVRNIVPALTSKKHKGQDGRIGIIGGCQEYTGAPYFAGISALKVGADLTHVFCAREAASVIKSYSPELIVHPVLDSSTAVEEVEKWLPRLHVLVVGPGLGRDSLLLSNARGILESSKARDIPVVIDADGLWLIAQQPALIHGYQKAILTPNHVEFSRLWEAVLNSPMDTRNLSESILKLSQALGNVTVVQKGEQDLISNGQQVLVCSQEGSSRRCGGQGDLLSGSLGVMVHWALRAGPERTNGSSPLLVAAWGACTLTRECNHQAFQKYGRSTTTTDMIAEVGTAFSRLFTT; the protein is encoded by the exons ATGGGCATCCGCTGTGTGGCAATCCGCTCCTGCGGGCGAG TTTTACAAAGAGCATTGTCCCTCCATACAGCACACGCTACAAAGGACATGGAAAACCTTTTTCAGTTGGTGAGAAACATTGTCCCTGCTCTGACGTCGAAGAAACACAAGGGGCAAGACGGAAGAATAGGCATAATCGGGGGCTGTCAGGA GTACACAGGAGCACCGTATTTTGCAGGAATCTCAGCTCTGAAAGTG GGTGCAGATTTGACCCACGTGTTCTGTGCCAGGGAGGCCGCGTCAGTGATTAAGTCCTACAGCCCAGAGCTGATCGTCCACCCAGTCCT TGACAGTTCTACTGCTGTTGAGGAGGTGGAGAAGTGGCTCCCCAGGCTGCATGTCCTCGTCGTGGGACCTGGCCTTGGCAGGGACAGCCTTCTTCTCAGCAATGCCAGG GGCATTTTGGAATCAAGCAAGGCCAGAGACATTCCTGTCGTCATTGATGCG GATGGCCTGTGGCTGATCGCTCAGCAGCCAGCCCTCATCCACGGTTACCAGAAGGCCATTCTCACCCCCAACCATGTGGAGTTCAGCAGACTCTGGGAAGCTGTG CTCAATAGTCCTATGGACACCAGAAATCTCAGTGAATCCATACTGAAGCTCAGCCAGGCCCTGGGGAATGTCACAGTGGTCCAGAAAGGAGAACAGGACCTGATCTCCAACGGCCAGCAGG TACTTGTATGCAGCCAGGAAGGCAGCAGTCGCAGGTGTGGCGGGCAAGGCGATCTCCTGTCAGGCTCCCTGGGTGTCATGGTGCACTGGGCCCTCCGTGCCGGACCAGAGAGAACAAATGG CTCCAGCCCTCTCCTGGTGGCTGCCTGGGGCGCCTGCACACTCACAAGGGAGTGTAACCATCAGGCCTTCCAGAAGTATGGGCGCTCCACAACTACTACCGACATGATTGCTGAAGTAGGAACTGCCTTTAGCAGGCTCTTCACGACCTGA
- the Naxd gene encoding ATP-dependent (S)-NAD(P)H-hydrate dehydratase isoform X6 — MGIRCVAIRSCGRVLQRALSLHTAHATKDMENLFQLVRNIVPALTSKKHKGQDGRIGIIGGCQEYTGAPYFAGISALKVGADLTHVFCAREAASVIKSYSPELIVHPVLDSSTAVEEVEKWLPRLHVLVVGPGLGRDSLLLSNARGILESSKARDIPVVIDADGLWLIAQQPALIHGYQKAILTPNHVEFSRLWEAVLNSPMDTRNLSESILKLSQALGNVTVVQKGEQDLISNGQQAPALSWWLPGAPAHSQGSVTIRPSRSMGAPQLLPT; from the exons ATGGGCATCCGCTGTGTGGCAATCCGCTCCTGCGGGCGAG TTTTACAAAGAGCATTGTCCCTCCATACAGCACACGCTACAAAGGACATGGAAAACCTTTTTCAGTTGGTGAGAAACATTGTCCCTGCTCTGACGTCGAAGAAACACAAGGGGCAAGACGGAAGAATAGGCATAATCGGGGGCTGTCAGGA GTACACAGGAGCACCGTATTTTGCAGGAATCTCAGCTCTGAAAGTG GGTGCAGATTTGACCCACGTGTTCTGTGCCAGGGAGGCCGCGTCAGTGATTAAGTCCTACAGCCCAGAGCTGATCGTCCACCCAGTCCT TGACAGTTCTACTGCTGTTGAGGAGGTGGAGAAGTGGCTCCCCAGGCTGCATGTCCTCGTCGTGGGACCTGGCCTTGGCAGGGACAGCCTTCTTCTCAGCAATGCCAGG GGCATTTTGGAATCAAGCAAGGCCAGAGACATTCCTGTCGTCATTGATGCG GATGGCCTGTGGCTGATCGCTCAGCAGCCAGCCCTCATCCACGGTTACCAGAAGGCCATTCTCACCCCCAACCATGTGGAGTTCAGCAGACTCTGGGAAGCTGTG CTCAATAGTCCTATGGACACCAGAAATCTCAGTGAATCCATACTGAAGCTCAGCCAGGCCCTGGGGAATGTCACAGTGGTCCAGAAAGGAGAACAGGACCTGATCTCCAACGGCCAGCAGG CTCCAGCCCTCTCCTGGTGGCTGCCTGGGGCGCCTGCACACTCACAAGGGAGTGTAACCATCAGGCCTTCCAGAAGTATGGGCGCTCCACAACTACTACCGACATGA
- the Naxd gene encoding ATP-dependent (S)-NAD(P)H-hydrate dehydratase isoform X1, with amino-acid sequence MGIRCVAIRSCGRGKIDTGVSRMAVQACGAAAVVVALLSAAIALQWSPLHAVLQRALSLHTAHATKDMENLFQLVRNIVPALTSKKHKGQDGRIGIIGGCQEYTGAPYFAGISALKVGADLTHVFCAREAASVIKSYSPELIVHPVLDSSTAVEEVEKWLPRLHVLVVGPGLGRDSLLLSNARGILESSKARDIPVVIDADGLWLIAQQPALIHGYQKAILTPNHVEFSRLWEAVLNSPMDTRNLSESILKLSQALGNVTVVQKGEQDLISNGQQVLVCSQEGSSRRCGGQGDLLSGSLGVMVHWALRAGPERTNGSSPLLVAAWGACTLTRECNHQAFQKYGRSTTTTDMIAEVGTAFSRLFTT; translated from the exons ATGGGCATCCGCTGTGTGGCAATCCGCTCCTGCGGGCGAGGTAAGATCGATACCGGCGTCTCGCGGATGGCCGTTCAGGCGTGTGGGGCTGCGGCGGTCGTGGTGGCGCTGCTCTCCGCCGCGATCGCGCTCCAATGGTCGCCTCTGCACGCAG TTTTACAAAGAGCATTGTCCCTCCATACAGCACACGCTACAAAGGACATGGAAAACCTTTTTCAGTTGGTGAGAAACATTGTCCCTGCTCTGACGTCGAAGAAACACAAGGGGCAAGACGGAAGAATAGGCATAATCGGGGGCTGTCAGGA GTACACAGGAGCACCGTATTTTGCAGGAATCTCAGCTCTGAAAGTG GGTGCAGATTTGACCCACGTGTTCTGTGCCAGGGAGGCCGCGTCAGTGATTAAGTCCTACAGCCCAGAGCTGATCGTCCACCCAGTCCT TGACAGTTCTACTGCTGTTGAGGAGGTGGAGAAGTGGCTCCCCAGGCTGCATGTCCTCGTCGTGGGACCTGGCCTTGGCAGGGACAGCCTTCTTCTCAGCAATGCCAGG GGCATTTTGGAATCAAGCAAGGCCAGAGACATTCCTGTCGTCATTGATGCG GATGGCCTGTGGCTGATCGCTCAGCAGCCAGCCCTCATCCACGGTTACCAGAAGGCCATTCTCACCCCCAACCATGTGGAGTTCAGCAGACTCTGGGAAGCTGTG CTCAATAGTCCTATGGACACCAGAAATCTCAGTGAATCCATACTGAAGCTCAGCCAGGCCCTGGGGAATGTCACAGTGGTCCAGAAAGGAGAACAGGACCTGATCTCCAACGGCCAGCAGG TACTTGTATGCAGCCAGGAAGGCAGCAGTCGCAGGTGTGGCGGGCAAGGCGATCTCCTGTCAGGCTCCCTGGGTGTCATGGTGCACTGGGCCCTCCGTGCCGGACCAGAGAGAACAAATGG CTCCAGCCCTCTCCTGGTGGCTGCCTGGGGCGCCTGCACACTCACAAGGGAGTGTAACCATCAGGCCTTCCAGAAGTATGGGCGCTCCACAACTACTACCGACATGATTGCTGAAGTAGGAACTGCCTTTAGCAGGCTCTTCACGACCTGA
- the Naxd gene encoding ATP-dependent (S)-NAD(P)H-hydrate dehydratase isoform X4 — protein MGIRCVAIRSCGRGKIDTGVSRMAVQACGAAAVVVALLSAAIALQWSPLHAVLQRALSLHTAHATKDMENLFQLVRNIVPALTSKKHKGQDGRIGIIGGCQEYTGAPYFAGISALKVGADLTHVFCAREAASVIKSYSPELIVHPVLDSSTAVEEVEKWLPRLHVLVVGPGLGRDSLLLSNARGILESSKARDIPVVIDADGLWLIAQQPALIHGYQKAILTPNHVEFSRLWEAVLNSPMDTRNLSESILKLSQALGNVTVVQKGEQDLISNGQQAPALSWWLPGAPAHSQGSVTIRPSRSMGAPQLLPT, from the exons ATGGGCATCCGCTGTGTGGCAATCCGCTCCTGCGGGCGAGGTAAGATCGATACCGGCGTCTCGCGGATGGCCGTTCAGGCGTGTGGGGCTGCGGCGGTCGTGGTGGCGCTGCTCTCCGCCGCGATCGCGCTCCAATGGTCGCCTCTGCACGCAG TTTTACAAAGAGCATTGTCCCTCCATACAGCACACGCTACAAAGGACATGGAAAACCTTTTTCAGTTGGTGAGAAACATTGTCCCTGCTCTGACGTCGAAGAAACACAAGGGGCAAGACGGAAGAATAGGCATAATCGGGGGCTGTCAGGA GTACACAGGAGCACCGTATTTTGCAGGAATCTCAGCTCTGAAAGTG GGTGCAGATTTGACCCACGTGTTCTGTGCCAGGGAGGCCGCGTCAGTGATTAAGTCCTACAGCCCAGAGCTGATCGTCCACCCAGTCCT TGACAGTTCTACTGCTGTTGAGGAGGTGGAGAAGTGGCTCCCCAGGCTGCATGTCCTCGTCGTGGGACCTGGCCTTGGCAGGGACAGCCTTCTTCTCAGCAATGCCAGG GGCATTTTGGAATCAAGCAAGGCCAGAGACATTCCTGTCGTCATTGATGCG GATGGCCTGTGGCTGATCGCTCAGCAGCCAGCCCTCATCCACGGTTACCAGAAGGCCATTCTCACCCCCAACCATGTGGAGTTCAGCAGACTCTGGGAAGCTGTG CTCAATAGTCCTATGGACACCAGAAATCTCAGTGAATCCATACTGAAGCTCAGCCAGGCCCTGGGGAATGTCACAGTGGTCCAGAAAGGAGAACAGGACCTGATCTCCAACGGCCAGCAGG CTCCAGCCCTCTCCTGGTGGCTGCCTGGGGCGCCTGCACACTCACAAGGGAGTGTAACCATCAGGCCTTCCAGAAGTATGGGCGCTCCACAACTACTACCGACATGA
- the Naxd gene encoding ATP-dependent (S)-NAD(P)H-hydrate dehydratase isoform X5, producing the protein MENLFQLVRNIVPALTSKKHKGQDGRIGIIGGCQEYTGAPYFAGISALKVGADLTHVFCAREAASVIKSYSPELIVHPVLDSSTAVEEVEKWLPRLHVLVVGPGLGRDSLLLSNARGILESSKARDIPVVIDADGLWLIAQQPALIHGYQKAILTPNHVEFSRLWEAVLNSPMDTRNLSESILKLSQALGNVTVVQKGEQDLISNGQQVLVCSQEGSSRRCGGQGDLLSGSLGVMVHWALRAGPERTNGSSPLLVAAWGACTLTRECNHQAFQKYGRSTTTTDMIAEVGTAFSRLFTT; encoded by the exons ATGGAAAACCTTTTTCAGTTGGTGAGAAACATTGTCCCTGCTCTGACGTCGAAGAAACACAAGGGGCAAGACGGAAGAATAGGCATAATCGGGGGCTGTCAGGA GTACACAGGAGCACCGTATTTTGCAGGAATCTCAGCTCTGAAAGTG GGTGCAGATTTGACCCACGTGTTCTGTGCCAGGGAGGCCGCGTCAGTGATTAAGTCCTACAGCCCAGAGCTGATCGTCCACCCAGTCCT TGACAGTTCTACTGCTGTTGAGGAGGTGGAGAAGTGGCTCCCCAGGCTGCATGTCCTCGTCGTGGGACCTGGCCTTGGCAGGGACAGCCTTCTTCTCAGCAATGCCAGG GGCATTTTGGAATCAAGCAAGGCCAGAGACATTCCTGTCGTCATTGATGCG GATGGCCTGTGGCTGATCGCTCAGCAGCCAGCCCTCATCCACGGTTACCAGAAGGCCATTCTCACCCCCAACCATGTGGAGTTCAGCAGACTCTGGGAAGCTGTG CTCAATAGTCCTATGGACACCAGAAATCTCAGTGAATCCATACTGAAGCTCAGCCAGGCCCTGGGGAATGTCACAGTGGTCCAGAAAGGAGAACAGGACCTGATCTCCAACGGCCAGCAGG TACTTGTATGCAGCCAGGAAGGCAGCAGTCGCAGGTGTGGCGGGCAAGGCGATCTCCTGTCAGGCTCCCTGGGTGTCATGGTGCACTGGGCCCTCCGTGCCGGACCAGAGAGAACAAATGG CTCCAGCCCTCTCCTGGTGGCTGCCTGGGGCGCCTGCACACTCACAAGGGAGTGTAACCATCAGGCCTTCCAGAAGTATGGGCGCTCCACAACTACTACCGACATGATTGCTGAAGTAGGAACTGCCTTTAGCAGGCTCTTCACGACCTGA